A window of the Natronomonas salina genome harbors these coding sequences:
- a CDS encoding ABC transporter ATP-binding protein → MPHPAIAASGLTKYYGTSVAVDGVDLAIEDGTVYGFLGPNGAGKTTTMRMLTTLTRPTAGEAAITGVPISDRDGVRDAIGYLPEDPPVFDELTGREQLAYFARLRDIPSDEADRRIEQWLDRFGLTDDAGKRIDDYSKGMRQKIGLIQALLHAPDVLFLDEPTSGLDPRAARTVMDVIAELADEGHTIFLSTHILPVVEELADEVGVLADGRIVTEGAPAELTAALESGEDSSLEDVFLAVTTDRTAVPEP, encoded by the coding sequence ATGCCACACCCTGCGATAGCCGCGTCCGGACTGACGAAGTACTACGGTACCAGCGTGGCCGTCGATGGCGTCGACCTCGCCATCGAGGACGGAACCGTCTACGGGTTCCTCGGCCCCAACGGCGCCGGCAAGACCACGACCATGCGGATGCTGACGACGCTGACCCGTCCGACCGCCGGCGAGGCAGCGATCACGGGCGTCCCCATCTCGGATCGCGACGGCGTCCGTGACGCCATCGGCTACTTGCCCGAGGACCCGCCCGTCTTCGACGAACTCACCGGCCGAGAGCAGCTGGCGTACTTCGCGCGGCTCCGAGACATCCCGTCCGACGAGGCCGACCGACGCATCGAGCAATGGCTCGACCGCTTCGGGCTGACCGATGACGCTGGCAAGCGTATCGACGACTACTCGAAGGGGATGCGCCAGAAGATCGGCCTGATACAGGCGCTGCTCCACGCGCCTGACGTGCTCTTCCTGGACGAACCCACCAGCGGCCTCGACCCGCGTGCCGCCCGGACCGTGATGGACGTCATCGCCGAGCTCGCCGACGAGGGCCACACGATCTTCCTGTCGACGCACATCCTCCCCGTCGTCGAGGAGCTGGCCGACGAGGTCGGCGTCCTCGCGGATGGTCGAATCGTCACGGAGGGTGCGCCGGCGGAGCTGACGGCGGCCCTCGAGAGCGGCGAGGACTCGTCGCTGGAGGACGTCTTCCTCGCGGTGACGACCGATCGAACGGCGGTGCCGGAGCCGTGA
- a CDS encoding RNA-guided endonuclease InsQ/TnpB family protein, producing the protein MEVRRTAPVKLVVPDEHRDDLHESARQFLQCANRAAEFCWSDHSYNECVTANTTARNALYDELREETELTANLVQEAIRRAVQAVTGCVERWKQGKRVSQPEFTSWSMLYDKRSATFYRNKVSLSTINGRVECDFELPSDSPTPYERYVLSEEFEFRASTLQYDAVDDEFYFHITTRKYDSDRDGDSSEVSEDTEHQTVLGIDLGVNSLAVSSTGRFWQGDDYDHWCREFEKRRGEMQERGTQPAHNALLRLGKREEAWRKQYIHTVANELVTEAVEHDCDIIVFEDLTDIRERFPQAEWHHVWAFRRLYEYVSYKAPKRDISVEQVEPNHTSQRCSRTDCGFTHDDNRHGERFCCQKCGYEANADYNGAKNIGMRYARKRTHRLRSSPKSGSGDAPVDVRVNGGTLNGKSHQPIAGD; encoded by the coding sequence ATGGAGGTCCGGCGTACCGCACCTGTCAAACTCGTCGTTCCCGACGAGCACCGCGACGACCTCCACGAATCCGCCCGGCAGTTTCTTCAGTGTGCCAACCGTGCTGCTGAGTTCTGTTGGTCCGATCACTCCTACAACGAATGCGTCACGGCCAACACAACCGCACGAAACGCTCTGTACGACGAGCTCCGTGAGGAAACTGAACTTACCGCGAACCTCGTCCAAGAAGCCATCCGCCGCGCTGTCCAAGCCGTCACCGGATGTGTCGAACGGTGGAAACAGGGGAAGCGAGTGAGTCAACCGGAGTTCACATCGTGGAGTATGCTCTACGACAAACGAAGCGCCACATTCTACCGGAACAAAGTCTCGCTCTCGACTATCAACGGGCGTGTCGAGTGCGACTTTGAACTTCCCTCAGACAGCCCTACGCCATATGAGCGGTACGTGCTATCCGAGGAATTTGAGTTCCGAGCGAGTACGCTCCAGTACGACGCAGTGGATGACGAGTTCTACTTTCACATCACCACTCGGAAGTATGACTCTGATCGAGACGGCGATTCATCCGAGGTTTCGGAAGATACCGAGCACCAAACAGTCCTTGGTATCGACCTCGGCGTCAATAGCCTCGCCGTTTCCTCCACGGGGCGGTTCTGGCAGGGAGACGACTACGACCACTGGTGCCGCGAGTTCGAGAAACGACGGGGAGAGATGCAAGAGCGTGGGACGCAACCCGCGCACAATGCTCTCCTTCGCCTCGGGAAGCGTGAAGAAGCGTGGCGCAAACAGTACATCCACACCGTCGCAAACGAACTCGTCACGGAAGCTGTCGAACACGACTGCGACATTATCGTGTTCGAGGACCTGACCGATATACGCGAGCGGTTTCCGCAGGCAGAGTGGCACCACGTTTGGGCGTTCCGACGCCTCTACGAGTACGTCTCCTACAAGGCACCTAAGCGCGACATCTCCGTGGAACAGGTCGAGCCGAACCACACGTCACAACGCTGTTCTCGAACGGACTGTGGGTTCACACACGACGACAACCGCCACGGAGAACGCTTCTGTTGCCAGAAGTGCGGGTACGAAGCGAACGCGGACTACAACGGCGCAAAGAACATCGGGATGCGGTACGCTCGGAAGCGAACACATAGACTCCGGTCCTCGCCCAAGTCGGGGAGCGGAGACGCACCAGTAGACGTGCGTGTGAATGGTGGGACGTTGAACGGCAAGAGTCACCAGCCTATTGCTGGAGACTGA
- a CDS encoding thiamine pyrophosphate-binding protein, producing MTVGDEVVAALAEAGIDTVFGIPGKQTLPLNEAMADHGVRYVVARHETAVSHQAWGYAETSGRPAATVVIPGPGDMNAMNGLKNARNDCTPLVHVAVETEPDVRGGDGIHETPPDTYDNVVKENVTVERPQAAAAEVTQAFRTATTDPKGPVRVGIPKDFLGMTVPLAVPSADGPTESSKPGPSGVAEAVETLEASDLPVVIAGGGVRASGATDELVAVAERLDAPVVTTYKGKGTIPEDHSLSAGVLCGGTSPDLAALVAESDAALTVGTDFDAVWTGQWRFDLPADLIHVTLDPEDVGTGYEPSTAIVADAGRTLAELAEQLPPSDATGETESDDRNGADRATGVREADAARIDDLRDDDEPPLTSPSALAAVRAALPRDVTVAADAGGFRIWTLVSFPAYGPRSYVNPGSWATMGTGLPSAIGAKLANPDDDVLALTGDGGLLMCIHELHTLAAEGLDVVVVVFSNQDYAIISEEAERSYGLAPMAYGWDDAAIDFTAIAEGMGVRATRAETLSGIETAVADALAHDDPALIEVPTDPEEPQASEWMRDGTS from the coding sequence GTGACCGTCGGTGACGAGGTCGTGGCGGCGCTGGCCGAGGCCGGCATCGATACCGTGTTCGGCATCCCCGGCAAGCAGACGCTGCCGCTGAACGAGGCGATGGCCGACCACGGCGTCCGGTACGTCGTCGCGCGCCACGAGACCGCGGTCAGCCACCAAGCATGGGGCTACGCGGAGACATCGGGACGCCCGGCCGCCACGGTCGTCATCCCCGGCCCCGGCGACATGAACGCCATGAACGGGCTGAAGAACGCGCGCAACGACTGCACGCCGCTCGTCCACGTCGCCGTCGAGACCGAACCGGACGTACGGGGCGGCGATGGCATCCACGAGACGCCGCCGGACACCTACGACAACGTGGTCAAGGAGAACGTCACCGTCGAACGGCCGCAGGCCGCCGCAGCGGAGGTCACCCAGGCGTTCCGCACCGCGACGACCGACCCGAAGGGCCCGGTCCGGGTCGGTATCCCAAAGGACTTCCTCGGAATGACGGTCCCTCTGGCGGTGCCGAGTGCCGACGGACCAACTGAGTCGTCGAAGCCAGGGCCGAGCGGCGTCGCGGAGGCCGTCGAGACGCTCGAGGCGTCCGACCTGCCGGTCGTCATCGCGGGTGGCGGCGTCCGTGCATCGGGCGCGACCGACGAGCTCGTCGCGGTCGCCGAACGGCTGGACGCACCCGTCGTCACGACCTACAAGGGGAAGGGGACGATTCCGGAGGATCACTCGCTTTCGGCCGGCGTCCTCTGTGGCGGGACCAGCCCCGATCTCGCGGCGCTGGTTGCGGAGTCCGACGCGGCGCTCACGGTCGGAACCGATTTCGACGCCGTCTGGACCGGCCAGTGGCGGTTCGACCTCCCTGCGGACCTGATCCACGTGACGCTGGACCCGGAGGACGTGGGGACCGGCTACGAGCCGTCGACAGCCATCGTCGCCGACGCCGGCCGGACGCTCGCCGAACTCGCCGAGCAACTTCCTCCGAGCGACGCGACGGGCGAGACGGAATCGGACGATCGAAACGGTGCCGACCGAGCCACCGGTGTCCGCGAGGCTGACGCGGCCCGCATCGACGACCTCCGCGACGACGACGAACCGCCGCTCACCTCGCCGTCTGCCCTCGCCGCGGTGCGAGCGGCGCTCCCACGGGATGTGACCGTGGCGGCCGACGCTGGCGGCTTCCGTATCTGGACGCTGGTGTCGTTTCCCGCGTACGGCCCGCGCTCCTACGTCAATCCCGGCTCCTGGGCGACCATGGGGACCGGACTTCCTTCCGCGATCGGTGCGAAGCTCGCGAATCCCGACGACGACGTACTCGCGCTGACGGGCGACGGAGGACTACTGATGTGCATCCACGAACTCCACACCCTCGCTGCGGAGGGCCTGGACGTGGTGGTCGTGGTCTTCTCGAATCAGGATTACGCCATCATCAGCGAGGAGGCCGAGCGGAGTTACGGGCTGGCCCCGATGGCCTACGGCTGGGACGATGCAGCGATCGACTTCACCGCCATCGCCGAGGGCATGGGCGTCCGTGCGACTCGCGCAGAGACACTGTCCGGGATCGAGACTGCCGTCGCGGACGCACTCGCCCACGACGACCCGGCGCTCATCGAGGTGCCGACGGACCCCGAAGAACCGCAAGCGAGCGAGTGGATGCGCGACGGCACCAGCTGA
- a CDS encoding O-antigen ligase family protein, with protein sequence MAHPEVDSTRWRFDTSGLVERLGGLGLFAIVGVAILGNAAGGPEWLVAWHVTASVLLLTGVLIVAQFLRSEPTEFRSDLQPYRFGAQLVLLVGLLGITYQSQSPGFGLGIDRAIEATIIFLGLVAFCVLARDPRRYSAVQWLVIGCVATVVGIFFYHSVSIAEVSFRSRHPVWAGFIMAVGLIVLPQYLSREQFLWAVNRLAAVLVLLTVPVYVIGEYTLFGLSFTFHGAYTIPVVDHEVQATRSLFVNRNAFAVVVFTGLVAAVSEVHRSYIRETPTWTVVVPAALLAINGVGLAIAYGRALWVITPMAVGVYLAYVAFGRRAVPFAVVGGFAYLVTGIAAVHNGIIPLPEGTPTRAERWYPSVAAILDQPSLLGAGLVDPGQVIAEYHPTGSSGSPHNSYLTMGIRAGLLGGIAYVLVMLSSLLHGILWDRDVDVAAGVAMLALAVGFTAHQQFEAYTLFNWASGTVLAVLVFGFLVFAGADRPSRTSA encoded by the coding sequence ATGGCGCATCCAGAAGTCGATTCTACGAGGTGGCGATTCGACACGTCCGGGCTCGTCGAGCGACTCGGCGGCCTCGGGCTGTTCGCGATCGTGGGGGTGGCGATCCTCGGCAACGCTGCGGGCGGCCCCGAATGGCTCGTCGCCTGGCACGTCACGGCCTCGGTCCTGCTGTTGACGGGGGTGCTGATCGTCGCCCAGTTCCTCCGCTCGGAGCCGACGGAGTTCCGGTCGGACCTCCAACCGTACCGCTTCGGCGCGCAGCTCGTGTTGCTCGTCGGGTTGCTGGGAATCACCTATCAGAGTCAGTCGCCAGGGTTCGGCCTCGGCATCGATCGCGCGATCGAGGCTACGATCATCTTCCTGGGGCTGGTCGCGTTCTGCGTGCTGGCTCGCGACCCGCGTCGGTACTCGGCCGTCCAGTGGCTGGTGATCGGCTGCGTGGCGACCGTCGTCGGCATCTTCTTCTATCACAGCGTCTCGATCGCCGAGGTCAGCTTCCGGTCGCGCCACCCGGTCTGGGCGGGATTCATCATGGCCGTCGGGCTGATCGTCCTGCCGCAATACCTCTCCAGAGAGCAGTTCCTGTGGGCAGTCAACCGCCTCGCTGCCGTCCTGGTTCTGCTCACGGTCCCAGTGTACGTCATCGGTGAATACACGCTGTTCGGCCTGTCGTTCACCTTCCACGGTGCGTACACGATCCCAGTGGTCGATCACGAGGTGCAGGCGACACGCTCGCTGTTCGTCAACCGCAACGCCTTCGCGGTGGTGGTGTTCACGGGCCTCGTCGCGGCCGTCTCCGAGGTCCACCGGTCGTACATTCGAGAGACGCCGACCTGGACGGTGGTCGTCCCGGCTGCGCTGCTGGCGATCAACGGCGTCGGCCTGGCAATCGCCTACGGGCGGGCGCTGTGGGTCATCACGCCGATGGCCGTCGGCGTCTATCTCGCGTACGTCGCCTTCGGACGTAGGGCGGTTCCGTTCGCCGTCGTCGGTGGCTTCGCGTACCTGGTGACGGGTATCGCCGCCGTCCACAACGGTATCATCCCGCTCCCGGAGGGCACGCCCACGCGGGCGGAACGCTGGTATCCATCGGTAGCTGCGATACTGGACCAGCCGTCGCTGCTGGGTGCGGGACTCGTCGACCCCGGCCAGGTCATCGCCGAGTACCACCCGACAGGCTCCTCGGGGAGCCCGCACAACTCCTATCTGACGATGGGGATCCGCGCCGGTCTCCTCGGCGGCATTGCGTACGTGCTCGTGATGCTCTCGAGTCTCCTGCACGGCATCCTCTGGGACCGGGACGTCGACGTGGCCGCCGGCGTGGCCATGCTCGCGCTCGCGGTCGGATTCACTGCCCACCAGCAGTTCGAGGCCTACACGCTGTTCAACTGGGCCAGCGGCACCGTCCTCGCGGTGCTCGTCTTCGGCTTCCTCGTCTTCGCCGGCGCGGACAGACCCTCGCGCACCTCGGCCTGA
- a CDS encoding undecaprenyl-diphosphate phosphatase: MTRADLVFALLVGILQGLLEWLPISSQGNVSLFTTLVTNVDPTVAVDLALFVQLGTITSAAAYYREDIADALRNAPGWRPQSAFEPENADTTFLVLASVATGLVGIPLYFTLREAAAGLAGGLFIALIGALLVATGLLQRASEAIDVVGKETPTFRDTLLVGALQGFAILPGISRSGTTVSVMLLRGYEGPTALRLSFLLSIPASVGAALLVLLSNGGLPGISPLAALVALASSAVVGYLTIDALMRFVARVPFWAVCVALGSLAVLGGLAVA; encoded by the coding sequence GTGACCCGCGCGGATCTCGTCTTCGCCCTGCTGGTCGGCATCCTCCAGGGCCTCCTCGAGTGGCTCCCCATCTCCAGTCAGGGCAACGTCTCGCTGTTCACGACGCTCGTCACCAACGTCGATCCCACCGTGGCGGTCGACCTCGCGCTATTCGTCCAGCTAGGCACCATCACCTCCGCGGCCGCCTACTACCGCGAGGACATCGCAGACGCACTCCGAAACGCACCGGGGTGGCGCCCACAGAGCGCCTTCGAACCTGAGAACGCCGATACGACCTTTCTCGTCCTCGCCAGCGTCGCGACCGGCCTCGTCGGCATCCCACTGTATTTCACGCTCCGGGAGGCCGCAGCCGGCCTCGCTGGCGGGCTGTTCATCGCGCTCATCGGCGCGTTGCTGGTCGCCACCGGCCTGCTCCAGCGGGCCTCCGAGGCCATCGACGTCGTGGGCAAGGAGACGCCAACGTTCCGCGATACGCTCCTCGTCGGCGCCCTCCAGGGCTTCGCGATCCTGCCGGGTATCTCCCGCTCCGGGACGACCGTCTCGGTGATGCTCCTCCGTGGCTACGAGGGCCCCACCGCGCTGCGGCTCTCGTTTCTGCTCTCCATCCCGGCAAGCGTCGGCGCGGCCCTGCTGGTCCTGCTGTCCAACGGCGGGCTCCCGGGCATCTCGCCACTCGCGGCGCTCGTCGCGCTGGCCTCCAGTGCCGTCGTCGGTTACCTCACCATCGACGCGCTGATGCGGTTCGTCGCCCGCGTCCCCTTCTGGGCGGTCTGTGTCGCCCTCGGATCGCTGGCCGTCCTCGGCGGGCTGGCAGTCGCGTAG
- a CDS encoding DUF4330 family protein has protein sequence MEVLDEEGRLFGRVNIVDALVVLFAVAVIVAGAALVVGDSPATTPEPGPDSDSEPEERTLHVTLLATGDAATALDTEEVHLDGTSANITDVHRTPGPRSYLRVALNGTESEGRFRFADSHVRVGDTYTVTNNVTRTGSRVVERDVAPEFDGQTTTVTVETTVRTPLAEAVSEGDEQQVGNGTVLEITNTETTQVNDTHTDLQATLDLETRAVDDTPYYGGRPVRLGRELTVATDEYEFDGEIIARP, from the coding sequence ATGGAGGTCCTCGACGAGGAAGGCCGGCTCTTCGGTCGTGTGAACATCGTCGACGCGCTGGTCGTGCTCTTCGCGGTCGCCGTCATCGTCGCCGGGGCGGCACTGGTGGTCGGCGACAGCCCAGCAACAACGCCGGAGCCCGGGCCCGATTCGGACTCCGAGCCCGAGGAACGGACGCTCCACGTGACGCTGCTGGCGACTGGTGACGCGGCCACGGCGCTCGATACCGAGGAAGTCCACCTCGACGGCACGTCGGCGAACATCACCGACGTCCACCGAACGCCCGGCCCGCGCTCGTATCTCCGCGTCGCGCTCAACGGCACCGAATCCGAGGGGCGATTCCGGTTCGCCGACAGCCACGTCAGAGTCGGTGACACGTACACGGTCACGAACAACGTGACTCGCACTGGCTCACGCGTCGTCGAACGCGACGTCGCCCCCGAGTTCGACGGCCAGACGACGACGGTCACCGTCGAGACGACCGTCCGGACGCCCCTGGCTGAGGCCGTCTCCGAGGGCGACGAACAGCAGGTGGGCAACGGGACCGTCCTGGAGATCACGAACACCGAGACGACGCAGGTCAACGACACCCACACAGACCTGCAGGCGACGCTCGACCTCGAGACGCGAGCCGTCGACGACACGCCCTACTACGGCGGGCGCCCGGTCCGACTCGGCCGCGAGCTCACGGTCGCGACCGACGAGTACGAGTTCGACGGCGAGATCATCGCGAGACCATGA
- the glmS gene encoding glutamine--fructose-6-phosphate transaminase (isomerizing) has product MCGIIGCVGCGDQTLTTLVHGLSKLEYRGYDSAGVALVGDDGLQVVKKAGELDSLRGELDALEGVSGTLGVGHTRWSTHGPPTDENAHPHQDCTGDVGVVHNGIIENYQSLRDELESAGHTFESDTDTEVVPHLVEEGLEDGLDAEAAFREAVSRLDGAFALACVVAGSDAVLVARNDSPLVLGIDDGATYLASDVPAFREFTDRVVYLDDGEFARLDADGWRVSDVKGETIEKSVETVEWDAEDTGKSGYDHFMLKEIHEQPRALRQCLQGRVDELGGTVTLEELGDLEPDRIHLVAAGTSYHAAVYGSQLLQADGVPAQAFFAHEYASSPPPDTDALVVGVSQSGETADTLSATRTARRHGAETLALTNTVGSTMARECDHVCYIRSGPEIGVAATKTFAGQQTALNLLTQVATPGPSDRDVIEALRELPSDTQEILDESNAETVAEELLDSDAYFFIGRALNYPVALEGALKMKEITYKHAEGFAAGELKHGPLALVTGNTPVFATVVGDGELARKTIGNVKEVEARDAPVVAVTDGVSDVKRYADHVLEVPDTHPRTAAILANVQLQLVSYYTAAKLGRSIDKPRNLAKSVTVE; this is encoded by the coding sequence ATGTGCGGCATCATCGGCTGCGTCGGCTGCGGCGACCAGACCCTGACGACGCTCGTCCACGGCCTCTCGAAGCTGGAGTACCGTGGCTACGACTCCGCGGGCGTGGCGCTCGTCGGCGACGACGGGCTGCAGGTCGTCAAGAAGGCCGGCGAGCTGGACTCGCTGCGCGGCGAACTGGACGCCCTGGAGGGCGTCTCGGGGACCCTCGGCGTCGGGCACACCCGCTGGAGCACGCACGGCCCGCCGACCGACGAGAACGCCCACCCCCACCAGGACTGCACGGGCGACGTCGGCGTCGTCCACAACGGCATCATCGAGAACTACCAGTCGCTGCGCGACGAACTCGAGTCCGCGGGCCACACCTTCGAGAGCGACACGGACACGGAGGTCGTCCCGCACCTCGTCGAGGAGGGCCTGGAGGACGGCCTGGACGCCGAGGCGGCGTTCCGCGAGGCCGTCTCGCGGCTGGACGGCGCGTTCGCGCTGGCCTGCGTCGTCGCCGGCAGCGACGCCGTCCTCGTCGCCCGCAACGACTCCCCGCTCGTGCTGGGGATCGACGACGGCGCGACGTACCTCGCCAGCGACGTCCCGGCGTTCCGGGAGTTCACCGACCGCGTCGTCTACCTCGACGACGGCGAGTTCGCGCGCCTCGACGCCGACGGCTGGCGCGTCTCGGACGTCAAGGGCGAGACCATCGAGAAGTCCGTCGAGACCGTCGAGTGGGACGCCGAAGACACCGGCAAGAGCGGCTACGACCACTTCATGCTGAAGGAGATCCACGAGCAGCCGCGCGCCCTCCGGCAGTGCCTGCAGGGCCGCGTCGACGAGCTCGGCGGGACGGTCACACTGGAGGAACTCGGCGACCTCGAGCCCGACCGGATTCATCTGGTCGCCGCGGGGACGAGCTATCACGCCGCGGTGTACGGCTCGCAGCTCCTCCAGGCCGACGGCGTGCCCGCCCAGGCGTTCTTCGCCCACGAGTACGCCTCCTCGCCACCGCCGGACACCGACGCGCTCGTCGTGGGCGTCTCCCAGAGCGGGGAGACGGCCGACACGCTGTCGGCGACGCGGACGGCGCGTCGCCACGGCGCCGAGACGCTCGCGCTCACCAACACCGTCGGGTCGACGATGGCCCGGGAGTGCGACCACGTCTGCTACATCCGCTCGGGGCCGGAGATCGGCGTCGCGGCGACGAAGACCTTCGCCGGCCAGCAGACCGCGCTCAACCTGCTGACGCAGGTGGCGACGCCCGGGCCCTCCGACCGCGACGTCATCGAGGCGCTGCGGGAGCTGCCGAGCGACACCCAGGAGATCCTCGACGAGTCCAACGCCGAGACGGTCGCCGAGGAACTGCTGGACAGCGACGCGTACTTCTTCATCGGCCGGGCGCTGAACTACCCGGTCGCCCTGGAGGGCGCCCTGAAGATGAAGGAGATCACCTACAAGCACGCCGAGGGGTTCGCCGCCGGCGAGCTGAAACACGGGCCGCTGGCGCTCGTGACCGGGAACACGCCGGTGTTCGCGACCGTCGTCGGCGACGGCGAGCTGGCACGGAAGACCATCGGGAACGTCAAGGAGGTCGAGGCGCGGGACGCGCCGGTCGTCGCCGTCACCGACGGCGTCTCGGACGTCAAGCGCTACGCCGACCACGTTCTCGAGGTCCCTGACACCCACCCCCGAACCGCGGCCATCCTGGCGAACGTGCAACTGCAGCTGGTGTCGTACTACACGGCGGCGAAGCTCGGGCGGTCGATCGACAAGCCGCGGAACCTCGCGAAGAGCGTCACCGTGGAGTAA
- a CDS encoding right-handed parallel beta-helix repeat-containing protein — protein sequence MNGLHLRFGPASLTGAWRRFLVVSIAFLVAGSVLAPVGFSSTALAQDNQNQITSCTVIDEPGDYQLANDITADSPTECIEVRGVEATIDGNGNAIVGPGATGDRDPPNSGIVVNQSTTGTDLTVQNVNIEGWDHALFTDYVTGPVTVESSEIRDNGVGVSASYADQTTITDTVIEDNGVGFMGSSPTGVTLSEVTVQNNNGSGFSTTESRDVEIESSTFSDNAGAGIMVGGRAGTFTFSDITVTGNENHGIGAFADGERITIDGATVSDNGGTGIGVAFDAQITDADIQNNGERGLALSGTTDIENTLVAGNDGRELDARDGNASASGLTIGDSAAAAFSNESVALEPVEQDSLPDRADGDAAGDGMAVEGDVGSVDLELGVTTGDDTVDLWRHDGSEWSTVDTDIPVSDGSIVVSVGNAGTYAPGTTAGEETATPTQTASPTTTSTATDSGPAPAATETPGSGPGPSSDGNGDTDSTPTATEAAPSNPNPTPITTGTAGVDTATPAATDAPVETAVVGGTDTATEDGGTDSTEGTATSTDDEDTTNGATSPEPADDTENDGPGFGPLVAIGALLVSAVLARRRE from the coding sequence ATGAACGGACTACACCTTCGATTCGGACCTGCATCGCTCACTGGCGCGTGGCGTCGCTTCCTCGTCGTTTCGATCGCCTTCCTGGTCGCCGGGAGCGTCCTGGCGCCCGTCGGGTTCAGCTCGACCGCACTCGCACAGGACAACCAGAACCAGATCACGTCGTGTACCGTAATCGACGAACCCGGCGACTACCAGCTCGCCAACGATATCACCGCGGACTCCCCGACCGAGTGCATCGAGGTCCGCGGTGTCGAAGCGACCATCGACGGCAACGGCAACGCCATCGTGGGACCGGGCGCGACCGGCGATCGCGATCCCCCGAATTCGGGGATCGTGGTGAACCAGAGCACGACGGGGACGGACCTGACGGTCCAGAACGTCAACATCGAGGGCTGGGACCACGCCCTCTTCACTGATTACGTCACTGGCCCGGTCACCGTCGAGTCATCCGAGATCAGGGACAACGGGGTCGGTGTCAGCGCCTCCTACGCCGACCAGACCACCATCACGGATACCGTCATCGAGGACAACGGTGTCGGGTTCATGGGCTCATCGCCCACTGGCGTCACCCTCTCCGAGGTCACCGTCCAGAACAACAATGGGTCCGGGTTCTCGACGACCGAGAGCCGCGACGTCGAGATCGAGTCGTCGACCTTCAGTGACAACGCTGGGGCGGGAATCATGGTGGGCGGCCGGGCGGGCACGTTCACGTTCAGCGACATCACGGTGACGGGCAACGAGAACCACGGGATCGGCGCGTTCGCGGACGGCGAGCGCATCACCATCGATGGTGCGACCGTCAGCGACAACGGCGGGACCGGCATCGGCGTCGCGTTCGACGCCCAGATCACGGACGCCGATATTCAGAACAACGGCGAACGCGGCCTGGCGCTCTCGGGGACCACCGACATCGAGAACACGCTCGTCGCGGGCAACGATGGCCGGGAGTTGGATGCACGGGACGGAAACGCCTCCGCGTCCGGGCTCACCATCGGCGATAGCGCGGCCGCAGCATTCTCGAACGAGTCTGTCGCACTCGAACCGGTCGAGCAGGACTCGCTCCCGGACCGGGCCGACGGCGATGCCGCCGGCGATGGGATGGCCGTCGAGGGTGACGTCGGGTCGGTCGACCTCGAACTCGGCGTGACGACGGGCGATGATACCGTCGACTTGTGGCGCCACGACGGCTCCGAGTGGTCGACCGTCGACACGGACATCCCGGTCTCCGACGGCAGCATCGTGGTGTCCGTCGGGAACGCCGGCACGTACGCGCCAGGGACGACTGCAGGCGAGGAGACGGCGACGCCGACCCAGACAGCCTCGCCGACGACGACATCGACTGCGACCGACTCAGGGCCGGCGCCCGCAGCGACCGAGACGCCCGGGTCGGGCCCAGGGCCCTCGAGTGACGGAAACGGTGATACGGATTCGACGCCGACGGCGACCGAGGCGGCGCCGTCGAACCCGAACCCGACGCCAATCACGACGGGGACGGCTGGCGTCGATACGGCGACGCCGGCTGCCACGGACGCGCCCGTGGAGACCGCCGTGGTAGGTGGAACTGATACGGCGACCGAAGATGGGGGCACAGATTCCACGGAGGGGACCGCGACCTCGACCGACGATGAGGATACTACGAACGGCGCGACGTCCCCGGAGCCAGCCGACGATACGGAGAACGACGGGCCCGGGTTCGGGCCGCTGGTCGCTATCGGCGCGCTGCTGGTGAGTGCGGTACTCGCTCGACGGCGCGAGTGA